A window of the Pseudomonadota bacterium genome harbors these coding sequences:
- a CDS encoding DNA polymerase IV, which produces MPAPLSAICRDCGWDGVVSGDGDGTSESCPECASKRTFSHSELTALAIAHVDCDAFYASIEKRDDPALADKPVLVGGGKRGVVAAACYIARRYGIRSAMPMFKALEACPHAVVVSPNMEKYSRVGRAIREMMIARTPLVEPISIDEAFLDLSGTEILHGGSPARSLAKLAREIEEELGVTVSVGLSYNKFLAKIASDLDKPRGFSVIGRAEASEFLSAKPVGLLWGVGAAMQRRLAGDGIYRIGELREFQDAELVRRYGAIGTRLARFSRGEDGRAVKPGRVAKSVSSETTFGEDIRAFDALEAKLWRQCDRVAQRMRKSELIGRTATLKLRTADFRILTRSRTLTAPTQLAEVLFHAVLPLLKKEANGRLYRLIGVGLSGLESDENAPQADLFGAEDERTAVLEKTVDGLRDRFGDAAPVKGRSLPGKRK; this is translated from the coding sequence ATGCCGGCGCCTCTCTCTGCGATTTGCCGAGACTGTGGCTGGGACGGTGTTGTCAGTGGCGACGGCGACGGGACGTCTGAGTCTTGCCCGGAGTGCGCTTCTAAGCGCACCTTCAGCCATAGCGAATTGACTGCCTTGGCCATCGCCCATGTCGATTGCGACGCCTTCTATGCCAGCATAGAGAAACGCGATGATCCGGCGCTGGCCGATAAGCCGGTGCTGGTCGGCGGCGGCAAGCGGGGCGTTGTGGCCGCTGCCTGCTATATCGCCCGGCGCTACGGCATCCGCTCGGCGATGCCAATGTTCAAGGCGCTGGAAGCCTGCCCACACGCCGTCGTCGTCTCTCCAAACATGGAAAAATATTCCCGCGTCGGCCGTGCGATACGCGAGATGATGATCGCCCGCACCCCCCTGGTCGAGCCGATCTCGATCGACGAGGCGTTTCTCGATCTCTCTGGCACCGAAATCCTGCATGGCGGCAGCCCGGCGCGTAGCTTGGCAAAGCTCGCCAGGGAAATTGAAGAGGAGCTCGGCGTTACTGTTTCCGTCGGCCTGAGTTACAACAAATTTCTTGCCAAGATCGCCTCCGATTTGGATAAGCCACGTGGCTTTTCGGTCATCGGCCGGGCCGAGGCGAGTGAATTTCTTAGCGCCAAGCCGGTCGGCCTGTTGTGGGGTGTCGGTGCTGCGATGCAGCGGCGCCTCGCCGGTGATGGCATCTATCGCATCGGCGAGCTGCGTGAATTTCAAGACGCCGAACTCGTGCGGCGTTACGGCGCCATCGGCACGCGCCTCGCGCGCTTTTCTCGCGGCGAGGACGGGCGCGCGGTAAAGCCTGGCCGGGTGGCCAAAAGCGTTTCCTCCGAAACCACATTTGGCGAGGACATCCGCGCCTTCGACGCGCTAGAAGCCAAATTATGGCGGCAATGTGATCGTGTCGCCCAGCGCATGCGCAAGAGCGAGCTGATTGGGCGCACAGCGACGCTCAAGCTGCGTACCGCGGATTTCAGGATTCTTACCCGCTCGCGCACCCTGACGGCGCCGACACAGCTCGCGGAAGTGCTGTTCCACGCCGTCTTGCCATTGCTCAAAAAAGAAGCCAATGGTCGCCTCTACCGGCTGATCGGGGTCGGATTAAGCGGCCTGGAAAGCGACGAAAATGCGCCGCAAGCGGATTTGTTCGGCGCAGAAGACGAACGCACCGCGGTACTCGAAAAAACCGTCGACGGCTTGCGT